A genomic stretch from Solanum stenotomum isolate F172 chromosome 8, ASM1918654v1, whole genome shotgun sequence includes:
- the LOC125875199 gene encoding low affinity inorganic phosphate transporter 5, translated as MASDNLTVLNALDTARTQWYHVTAVVIAGMGFFTDAYDLFCITTVSKLLGRLYYYDPATHAPGKLPHSVNNWVTGVALVGTLTGQLVFGWLGDKLGRKKVYGLTLILMVICALCSGLSFGYSRKVVIGTLCFFRFWLGFGIGGDYPLSATIMSEYANKRTRGAFIAAVFAMQGVGIIFAGLVSMIVSKVFLMNFGGKAFTTDEVFSTEPEADYVWRIVLMLGALPALLTYYWRMKMPETGRYTAIIEGNAKQAAIDMGKVLDIEIQEEGEKLAKFKAANEYSLLSNEFFMRHGHHLLGTMTTWFLLDIAFYSQNLTQKDIFPTMGLVSNAKNISALREMFETSRAMFVIALLGTFPGYWFTVFFIEKIGRFKIQLMGFFMMSIFMAIIGVKYDYLKTKEHKWTFAALYGLTFFFANFGPNSTTFVLPAELFPTRVRSTCHALSAASGKAGAMVSAFGVQQYTQDGNTHKIKKAMLFLAFTNMLGFCCTFLVTETKGRSLEEISGEDEKQNETQMKSNKTDSGRQDDGWD; from the coding sequence atggCTTCAGATAATCTTACAGTACTGAATGCACTTGACACAGCACGAACCCAATGGTACCATGTGACAGCTGTTGTCATTGCCGGAATGGGATTTTTCACTGATGCATACGATCTCTTCTGCATCACGACTGTCTCTAAACTTTTAGGCCGTTTGTACTACTACGACCCGGCTACCCATGCCCCGGGCAAATTGCCTCATAGTGTTAACAATTGGGTGACCGGAGTTGCACTTGTTGGTACTCTGACTGGTCAACTTGTGTTTGGATGGCTCGGGGATAAACTTGGTCGAAAGAAAGTTTATGGACTTACATTAATTCTCATGGTCATTTGTGCACTTTGCTCGGGGTTATCCTTTGGGTATAGTCGAAAAGTTGTAATAGGAACACTCTGTTTCTTCAGGTTCTGGCTTGGATTTGGAATTGGAGGAGATTATCCTCTTTCTGCTACAATCATGTCTGAGTACGCGAATAAGAGAACACGTGGAGCGTTTATTGCTGCTGTTTTCGCTATGCAAGGAGTTGGGATCATATTTGCCGGGCTTGTTTCAATGATTGTGTCTAAAGTTTTCCTTATGAATTTTGGGGGTAAAGCGTTTACTACTGATGAAGTTTTCTCCACGGAACCTGAGGCAGATTATGTTTGGCGGATCGTGTTGATGCTTGGAGCTCTTCCGGCTCTTCTTACCTATTATTGGCGAATGAAGATGCCTGAAACAGGGCGTTACACTGCGATTATTGAAGGAAATGCTAAACAGGCGGCGATTGATATGGGGAAGGTACTTGATATTGAAATTCAAGAGGAGGGAGAAAAATTGGCTAAATTTAAAGCAGCTAATGAGTACTCTTTACTCTCCAATGAGTTCTTCATGCGCCATGGACATCATTTACTTGGTACAATGACTACTTGGTTCTTGTTGGACATTGCTTTCTACAGCCAAAATCTCACACAGAAGGATATATTTCCGACCATGGGACTCGTTAGCAACGCGAAGAACATTTCTGCTTTGAGGGAAATGTTTGAGACATCGCGAGCTATGTTTGTGATTGCCTTGCTAGGTACATTCCCTGGTTACTGGTTCACAGTATTCTTCATCGAGAAAATCGGGAGGTTTAAGATACAATTGATGGGGTTCTTCATGATGTCTATTTTCATGGCGATTATTGGAGTCAAATACGATTACCTAAAGACTAAAGAACATAAATGGACATTTGCAGCTCTTTATGGTTTAACTTTCTTCTTTGCCAACTTTGGCCCCAATTCAACCACATTTGTGCTCCCCGCGGAGCTATTCCCTACAAGGGTGAGATCCACTTGCCATGCCCTGAGTGCCGCGTCTGGAAAGGCAGGGGCAATGGTTAGTGCATTTGGGGTGCAGCAATACACGCAAGACGGAAATACtcataaaatcaagaaagcCATGTTGTTTTTGGCATTCACAAATATGCTTGGATTTTGCTGTACCTTCTTAGTGACGGAGACAAAAGGCAGGTCACTAGAGGAAATTTCAGGGGAGGATGAGAAGCAGAACGAGACACAGATGAAGAGTAATAAGACTGACTCTGGCCGCCAGGACGATGGATGGGATTGA
- the LOC125873123 gene encoding cytochrome P450 CYP72A219-like isoform X1: METIQMIVTICCCAIAITLLWKVLNWVWFNPKKLENLLRKQGLQGNSYRLLYGDMKDVTRMIKEANSKPMNMSDHDLAPRMMPFFLETINKYGKKCFTWMGPKPQVLIMDPELIKEVLSKIYLYQKPHGNPLGSLFVKGLVSYEKDKWAKNRKIINPAFHLEKLKHMLPAFYLSCNEMLSKWEAHEIDVWPHLQQLTSDVISRTAFGSSYEEGRKIFELQNEQVPHFIEAMRSVYIPGWRFLPTKRNRRMKEIKKDVRSLIRGIIDKRLKAMEAGDVDNVDLLGILLESNFKEIEQQDGNKDFGMSIDEIIEECKLFYFAGAETTSVWLLWTLVLLSRYQDWQARAREEVLQVFGSRKPDFDGLNRLKVVTMILYESLRLYSPVTTLTRLAIEDITLGEVSLPAGVLVSLPISILHHDKEIWGEDANKFNPERFREGISSATKGQVAYFPFSWGPRICIGQNFAMLEAKMALSMILQTFSFELSTSYTHAPQYSVTVQPQYGAPLIFHKL, encoded by the exons ATGGAGACAATTCAAATGATAGTAACAATATGTTGTTGTGCCATAGCAATTACTCTGTTATGGAAAGTACTGAATTGGGTTTGGTTCAATCCAAAGAAGTTGGAGAATTTGTTGAGGAAACAAGGGCTACAAGGGAATTCATACAGACTATTGTATGGGGACATGAAAGATGTTACTAGAATGATTAAGGAAGCTAATTCAAAGCCTATGAATATGTCTGATCATGATTTAGCACCAAGAATGATGCCTTTCTTTCTTGAAACCATCAACAAATATG GGAAAAAATGTTTTACATGGATGGGTCCAAAACCACAAGTATTGATCATGGACCCTGAGCTGATAAAGGAAGTACTCTCGAAAATTTATTTGTATCAAAAGCCTCATGGAAATCCATTAGGCAGCTTATTTGTAAAAGGATTAGTAAGCTATGAGAAAGACAAATGggccaaaaatagaaaaatcatcaatcccGCGTTCCATCTAGAGAAGTTAAAG CATATGCTTCCAGCTTTTTACTTGAGCTGTAATGAGATGCTGAGCAAATGGGAAGCTCATGAGATAGATGTATGGCCTCACCTGCAGCAATTGACTAGTGATGTGATCTCTCGGACAGCTTTTGGTAGTAGTTATGAAGAAGGTAGAAAGATTTTTGAACttcaaaatgaacaagttcCGCATTTTATCGAAGCTATGCGCTCAGTTTATATCCCAGGATGGAG ATTTTTGCCAACAAAGAGGAACAGAAGAATGAAGGAAATAAAGAAGGATGTTCGGTCCTTAATTAGAGGTATTATTGATAAAAGATTGAAGGCAATGGAAGCTGGGGACGTCGATAATGTGGATCTATTAGGCATATTGCTGGAATCAAATTTTAAGGAAATTGAACAGCAGGACGGAAACAAGGACTTTGGAATGAGCATCGATGAAATCATTGAAGAATGCAAGCTGTTCTATTTTGCTGGTGCAGAAACTACATCAGTGTGGCTCCTATGGACTCTGGTGCTTTTAAGCAGGTATCAAGACTGGCAGGCACGGGCCAGAGAAGAAGTCTTGCAAGTGTTTGGGAGTCGAAAACCAGATTTTGATGGATTAAATCGTCTAAAAGTT GTAACGATGATCTTGTACGAATCATTAAGGCTATATTCCCCGGTAACAACACTTACCCGACTAGCTATTGAAGACATTACGCTAGGAGAAGTATCTCTACCAGCTGGTGTGCTAGTCTCATTGCCAATAAGCATATTGCATCATGATAAAGAGATATGGGGTGAAGATGCAAACAAGTTCAATCCAGAGAGATTTAGAGAAGGAATATCAAGTGCAACAAAGGGTCAAGTTGCATATTTTCCATTTAGTTGGGGTCCAAGAATATGCATTGGACAAAATTTTGCCATGTTGGAAGCAAAGATGGCTCTGTCT
- the LOC125875200 gene encoding low affinity inorganic phosphate transporter 4: MASDNLVVLNALDTARTQWYHVTAVIIAGMGFFTDAYDLFCITTISKLLGRLYYYDPTTHAPGKLPHVVNNWVIGVALVGTLSGQLVFGWLGDKLGRKKVYGLTLILMVLCAICSGLSFGYSAKGVIGTLCFFRFWLGFGIGGDYPLSATIMSEYANKATRGAFIAAVFAMQGVGIIFAGLVSMIISKLFLMKYKGKPFDVDEILSTEPEADYVWRIVLMLGALPALLTYYWRMKMPETGRYTAIIEGNAKQAAINMGKVLDIEIQAEGDKLAQFKAANEYSLLSNEFFQRHGLHLIGTMSTWFLLDIAFYSQNLTQKDIFPVMGLTKKPNTISALREMFETSRAMFVIALFGTFPGYWFTVFFIEKIGRFRIQLMGFFMMSVFMAIIGIKYDYLKTKEHKWTFATLYGLTFFFANFGPNSTTFVLPAELFPTRVRSTCHALSAASGKAGAMISAFGIQQYTQDGNVHKIKTAMILMAVTNMVGFCCTFLVTETKGRSLEEISGEDGGKNETQMKTSKPVSGHQDDGWE; encoded by the coding sequence atggCCTCAGACAATCTTGTCGTGCTCAATGCACTTGACACAGCGCGTACCCAATGGTACCATGTCACCGCTGTTATCATTGCTGGAATGGGATTTTTCACTGATGCATATGATCTGTTCTGTATCACTACTATCTCGAAACTTTTAGGCCGTTTGTACTACTACGACCCAACTACCCATGCCCCTGGAAAATTGCCTCATGTCGTGAACAATTGGGTGATTGGAGTTGCTCTAGTTGGTACTCTATCAGGCCAGCTTGTTTTTGGTTGGCTCGGAGATAAACTTGGTCGAAAGAAAGTCTATGGACTTACATTAATTCTCATGGTCCTTTGTGCAATTTGCTCGGGGTTGTCCTTTGGGTATAGCGCGAAAGGTGTAATAGGGACACTCTGTTTCTTCAGATTCTGGCTTGGATTTGGAATTGGAGGTGATTATCCTCTTTCTGCTACGATCATGTCTGAATACGCTAACAAGGCAACTCGTGGGGCGTTCATTGCTGCTGTTTTTGCTATGCAAGGAGTTGGGATCATTTTTGCAGGGCTCGTTTCGATGATCATTTCAAAATTGTTCTTGATGAAGTATAAAGGGAAGCCATTTGATGTGGATGAAATTTTGTCCACGGAGCCCGAGGCTGATTATGTTTGGCGGATCGTGTTGATGCTTGGAGCTCTTCCGGCTCTTCTTACCTATTATTGGCGAATGAAGATGCCTGAAACAGGGCGTTACACTGCGATTATTGAAGGAAATGCTAAACAAGCCGCGATTAACATGGGGAAGGTACTTGATATTGAAATTCAAGCAGAAGGTGATAAATTGGCTCAATTTAAAGCAGCTAATGAGTATTCTTTACTCTCCAATGAGTTCTTCCAACGCCACGGGCTTCATTTGATTGGTACAATGAGTACTTGGTTCTTGTTAGACATAGCTTTCTACAGCCAAAACCTCACACAAAAGGACATATTTCCAGTCATGGGACTCACTAAGAAACCTAACACGATATCCGCCTTGAGGGAGATGTTTGAGACATCGCGTGCCATGTTTGTGATTGCCTTGTTTGGTACTTTCCCTGGTTACTGGTTCACAGTATTCTTCATTGAAAAAATCGGAAGGTTTAGAATACAATTGATGGGGTTCTTCATGATGTCTGTTTTCATGGCGATCATTGGAATCAAATATGATTACCTAAAGACTAAAGAGCACAAATGGACATTCGCAACTCTGTATGGTTTAACTTTCTTCTTTGCCAATTTTGGTCCCAATTCAACCACATTTGTGCTCCCCGCGGAGCTGTTCCCTACAAGGGTGAGATCCACTTGCCACGCGTTGAGTGCAGCTTCTGGAAAGGCAGGGGCAATGATCAGTGCATTTGGGATACAACAATACACGCAAGATGGGAATGTTCATAAAATCAAGACAGCTATGATACTGATGGCCGTTACAAATATGGTTGGATTTTGCTGCACGTTCTTGGTGACCGAGACAAAAGGGAGATCACTCGAAGAGATTTCAGGGGAGGATGGCGGGAAGAATGAGACACAAATGAAGACTAGCAAACCTGTCTCTGGCCATCAGGACGACGGATGGGAATGA